A genomic window from Scyliorhinus torazame isolate Kashiwa2021f unplaced genomic scaffold, sScyTor2.1 scaffold_163, whole genome shotgun sequence includes:
- the LOC140405633 gene encoding uncharacterized protein, with the protein MREIIPRAILQVWSMMEWLRIVCLIFGLTSLGVLLAMDMEKGNIMYLCSPNQSTRIHHLCTGDVLHCPHIRGHGIDSWKVIKVKENAGVMKQLHRSRRWEGNIIWTLPCFWNTCKFDFGCVKSGTIKVTSSCQKSVGRDHEKEKGTRERTGRVRREVQLERRLPGDTLKLIKGQTEENPGSMNLFYQIYHRLYGQGRVVCYPNPAAVSRLFSVSPLWGTPQTVVHCQRSEPLPEHVTLPYDPDSAPPAICLPLPRDNSHSQYDRLRRWRAYIPSHFTPNRDSRSYENCFSSEGYGCLLVEVDTNITCLFPTCTDRRCHITQASGKCVCYSTTCVPLNAGLQLLCGWANVSHITVGTRAFRIAGRPEWAFQNWINWATGRSLRNRYTDCDASLHTDQGYYFLFNGTATNVLSPPFPRRIAVGTLVPTTVPCPSAWNLHNQLARRAVSAEFCENWKKPQVLAPNRGHSAGWGILSVLTLGGVGGSLAVSDRNYFICGLTILGNETLGALGAITKELSQLRLFAMQNRYALDYLLAREGGVCAIVQGKCIMGVQDLTANITKFMDRIRDHLDGMQDPGSWGNWGFGGWKDWLINMAMYLVVAIGCIFVGLAILKCVMGRMRGALDQITAPITEKKILTVKIHEGEADEGGLRQELEMQRRIFLDEEP; encoded by the exons atgagggaaatcattccccg tgctattttacaggtgtggagcatgatggagtggctacgcatcgtctgtctgatatttggcctcacttcgcttggcgtgttattggcgatggacatggaaaaggggaatattatgtatctgtgtagccccaaccaatctacaaggatacatcacctatgcacaggtgatgttcttcactgcccccatatacgaggacatggtatcgactcatggaaggtcatcaaagttaaggagaatgcgggagtcatgaagcagctgcaccggtcccggcgatgggaagggaacattatatggacattgccttgtttttggaatacatgtaaatttgattttggatgtgttaaaagtggtacaataaaggtaacatcaagctgtcagaagagtgtaggaagagaccatgagaaagagaaagggactagagagaggacggggcgtgtgagaagggaagtacagctagaacgtaggttaccgggagatacacttaagttaattaaaggccaaactgaggaaaacccgggtagtatgaatctcttctaccagatttaccaccgtctgtatggccagggacgggttgtctgctacccgaaccccgcagcggtgtctaggttattttctgtttcaccgctttggggcactccccaaacggtggttcattgtcagcgttccgagccattgcccgagcacgtcactcttccttacgatccggattcagcaccaccggctatttgccttcccctccctcgggataattcccattcacagtacgataggctgcgacggtggagggcgtacatacctagccacttcactcccaatagggattcccggtcgtacgagaattgcttcagcagtgaaggatatggctgtttgctggtagaggtggacacaaatataacatgtctgtttcccacctgtacggacaggaggtgccatatcacccaggcgtctggcaaatgcgtttgttatagcaccacttgcgttccattgaacgctggcctccagctcctttgtggctgggcgaatgtctctcatatcactgttgggactagggctttccgcattgctgggcggcccgaatgggcatttcaaaattggataaactgggctactgggaggtccttacgcaaccgatatactgattgtgatgctagtctccacacggaccaaggatactactttttatttaatggtacggcgaccaacgttttgtcacccccatttccccgccgaattgctgtagggactctagtccctaccacagtcccctgcccttcggcgtggaacctgcataatcagttagcacgccgggcagtctctgctgaattttgcgagaactggaaaaaacctcaggttcttgcacccaaccggggccactcagccgggtggggcattctgagcgtattgacactgggaggtgtggggggttccttggctgttagtgatcggaattattttatttgcggccttaccatcttgggaaatgaaaccttgggagccctcggggcaataactaaggagttgtctcagctacggttgtttgcaatgcagaaccggtatgctcttgactatcttctggcccgtgagggtggggtatgcgccatagtacagggcaagtgtattatgggtgttcaagacttgaccgctaacatcactaaatttatggatcgcatacgggatcacttggacgggatgcaggatcctggctcttggggtaactggggatttgggggatggaaggactggttgataaatatggccatgtatctagtggtagctatcggctgcatctttgtgggcctggccatccttaaatgtgtgatgggtagaatgcggggtgcactggatcagatcaccgccccaatcaccgagaaaaagattttaactgttaaaatccatgagggtgaagcagatgaaggggggctaagacaggaattggaaatgcagcgacgaatctttttagatgaggaaccgtag